The Niastella koreensis GR20-10 genome includes a window with the following:
- a CDS encoding OmpA family protein, with the protein MSLKLKPAGKILIIAAVVATGIAGVRWYQNRPKVVNDSIEVGKVALPDAPDASLQGNAVQLPLPGDEPAVNGGTSITWERMAWNSQFSGMYANGGVRTTKGSLFDKAHLDVTYIRQDDCNKQMADLVKFANEYKTNPNAAGVLITFMGDGMPAFMTSLAKELEPLGAEYQPIIIPVTHGKSFGEDQVMGPLAWKQDPKNAIGKCVVGVLRDGDVNILLKWAGDNGLKVNPDETTYDGNAINLIAANDFLDAPNKYITGYTEKRKLIVNGKTTGTDTTVGVDGVATWTPGDVNVATKKGGLVTIASTRQYASQMSNQTIAIKRWANDHRTGIENMIIALAQAGDQVRSFNDAKKFAAEVSTKLYQEQTADYWLKYYNGVEEKDIQGLKVNLGGSAVFNLNDMANTYGLGDDKVDRYKAVYNTFGNLMVKMYPNILPGFLPYEKAVDKSFLFSVISNHPELLQGKAIEAKYADQITAAISSKSYKIEFETGSANIKPGSYQLLDEIFESAVVAEGLKLGVYGHTDNQGSNDINVPLSQKRAEAVRSYLLKKGLKQSQIEAKGYGSEKPIADNSTEAGRSKNRRVEIVLGE; encoded by the coding sequence ATGTCACTCAAATTAAAACCCGCTGGTAAAATATTAATCATCGCTGCAGTAGTAGCTACAGGTATTGCAGGGGTTAGATGGTATCAGAACCGTCCGAAAGTTGTAAACGATTCTATTGAAGTAGGTAAGGTAGCCCTGCCCGATGCACCGGATGCATCTTTACAAGGCAATGCGGTTCAATTACCATTACCAGGTGATGAACCCGCCGTGAACGGCGGCACCTCCATTACCTGGGAACGCATGGCCTGGAACAGCCAGTTCAGCGGCATGTACGCTAACGGGGGCGTACGTACTACCAAAGGTTCTTTGTTCGACAAGGCGCATCTCGATGTTACATATATCCGTCAGGACGACTGTAACAAACAAATGGCCGACCTGGTAAAATTTGCCAACGAGTATAAAACCAATCCCAATGCCGCAGGGGTGTTAATCACCTTCATGGGTGACGGTATGCCGGCCTTTATGACCTCGCTTGCCAAAGAGCTGGAACCTTTAGGCGCCGAATACCAACCCATTATTATTCCGGTTACGCACGGTAAATCGTTTGGTGAAGACCAGGTGATGGGCCCGCTGGCCTGGAAGCAGGACCCTAAGAACGCCATTGGTAAATGCGTAGTGGGCGTATTGCGCGACGGTGACGTAAACATTCTGTTGAAATGGGCCGGTGACAACGGGTTAAAAGTAAACCCCGACGAAACCACCTACGACGGCAATGCTATCAACCTCATTGCCGCCAACGACTTCCTGGATGCGCCTAACAAGTACATCACCGGTTATACCGAAAAAAGGAAGCTGATCGTAAATGGTAAAACCACCGGTACCGATACCACTGTTGGTGTGGATGGGGTAGCCACCTGGACGCCTGGTGACGTAAATGTCGCCACGAAAAAAGGTGGCCTGGTAACCATCGCCAGCACCAGACAGTACGCATCGCAAATGAGTAACCAAACCATTGCCATTAAAAGATGGGCAAACGATCACCGTACCGGTATCGAGAACATGATCATTGCCCTGGCACAGGCCGGCGACCAGGTGCGTTCGTTCAACGATGCCAAAAAATTCGCGGCTGAAGTGAGCACCAAACTGTACCAGGAACAAACTGCAGACTATTGGTTGAAGTACTATAACGGTGTTGAAGAAAAAGACATTCAGGGCCTGAAGGTGAACCTTGGTGGTTCTGCCGTATTCAATCTGAATGATATGGCCAATACTTATGGATTAGGTGATGATAAAGTTGACCGGTATAAAGCAGTGTACAACACCTTCGGTAACCTGATGGTGAAAATGTACCCCAACATCCTGCCCGGCTTTTTACCCTATGAAAAGGCGGTTGATAAATCGTTCCTGTTCAGTGTGATCTCTAACCACCCTGAATTATTACAGGGTAAGGCTATTGAAGCAAAATATGCCGACCAGATCACCGCGGCCATATCCTCTAAATCGTACAAGATCGAGTTTGAGACCGGCTCAGCCAATATCAAACCCGGTTCGTACCAATTGCTGGATGAAATATTTGAATCGGCTGTAGTGGCGGAAGGGTTGAAACTGGGTGTATACGGCCACACCGATAACCAGGGCAGCAACGACATAAACGTTCCCCTGTCACAAAAAAGAGCGGAAGCTGTAAGAAGCTACCTGTTGAAAAAAGGTTTGAAACAAAGCCAGATCGAAGCCAAAGGGTACGGTTCGGAAAAACCCATAGCCGATAACAGCACCGAAGCCGGCAGAAGTAAAAACCGCCGCGTAGAAATTGTGTTGGGTGAGTAA